In the Methylophilus sp. 5 genome, one interval contains:
- the nirB gene encoding nitrite reductase large subunit NirB gives MIKQKLVVVGNGMAGMRAVEELLKIAPDMYDITVFGDEPYPNYNRIMLSPVLANEQTIDDIILNSREWYADNNIALHTSARVNKIDRKARTVTAENGTTVAYDRLLLATGSKPFILPIPGADLQGVLGYRDIQDTNDMIETAKTHKHAVVIGGGLLGLEAANGLKIQGMDVTVVHKNEWLLERQLDKTSGKMLQKSLEARGLSFLLKKDTEQLIGKDGRVVAVRFKDGQEIPADLVVMAVGIRPNYALAESAGIHCNRGIVVNDTMQSYDPRVYAVGECVSHRGIAYGLVAPLFEMAKVCATHLANFGIGLYKGSVTSTKLKVTGIDLFSAGNFMGGDDAEEILLHDAVGGVYKKLVVKDDTIIGAVLYGDTTDGAWYFQLLRDKKPIHEIRDHLMFGQDSLGNTGHQGQDKVSTMTDEMEVCGCNGVCKGTIVKAIQAKGLFTIDDVKKQTKAGSSCGSCTGLVEQILASTLGGGYAPPSSSKVMCGCTDFNHEEVRDEIRKHKYLSIPAAMKGMGWKTPNGCATCRPAMNYYLISTWPHEAKDDPQSRFINERVHANIQKDGTYSVIPRMYGGVTSSDQLRKIADVADKYKVPMVKVTGGQRIDLLGVKKEDLTNMWADLDMPSGYAYGKSIRTVKTCVGSEFCRFGTQNSTQLGIDIEKAFDHMWAPHKVKFAVSGCPRNCAESGIKDVGVIGVDSGWEIYVGGNGGIKTEVAHFLCKVKTAQEVIEYSGAFIQIYREEARYLDRTVHWIERVGLDYVKKRILEDAEGRTAAYERLLYALQGAVDPWAERVNKRDEHKEFDTITI, from the coding sequence AGCGCGCGCGTCAACAAAATTGACCGCAAGGCGCGCACCGTCACGGCTGAGAATGGAACTACCGTTGCCTATGACCGCTTGTTGCTGGCGACCGGTTCCAAGCCATTTATTTTGCCTATCCCGGGGGCAGACCTGCAAGGCGTGCTGGGCTACCGTGACATTCAAGACACCAACGACATGATAGAAACGGCCAAAACCCACAAGCATGCCGTGGTGATTGGCGGCGGTTTGCTGGGCCTGGAAGCAGCCAATGGCCTCAAAATTCAAGGCATGGACGTCACTGTGGTGCATAAAAACGAGTGGTTACTCGAGCGCCAGCTGGATAAAACCTCAGGCAAAATGCTGCAAAAATCACTAGAAGCTCGCGGCCTGAGCTTTTTACTTAAAAAAGATACAGAACAACTGATAGGCAAAGATGGCCGTGTGGTGGCCGTGCGCTTTAAAGATGGTCAGGAGATTCCAGCCGACCTGGTCGTGATGGCGGTGGGCATACGCCCTAACTATGCACTGGCAGAATCCGCGGGCATTCATTGCAACCGCGGCATCGTGGTCAATGACACCATGCAAAGCTATGACCCACGCGTATATGCCGTGGGTGAGTGTGTGAGCCACCGTGGCATTGCCTACGGCTTGGTGGCGCCTTTATTTGAAATGGCTAAAGTGTGCGCCACACATTTGGCCAACTTCGGCATCGGTCTCTACAAAGGCTCAGTCACTTCGACAAAACTCAAAGTGACTGGCATTGATTTGTTTTCTGCTGGTAATTTTATGGGCGGTGATGATGCCGAAGAAATTTTGCTGCACGATGCAGTCGGCGGGGTATACAAAAAACTCGTCGTCAAAGATGACACAATCATCGGTGCCGTGCTGTATGGCGATACGACGGATGGGGCCTGGTATTTCCAGCTGCTGCGCGACAAAAAGCCAATTCACGAAATTCGTGATCACTTAATGTTTGGGCAAGATAGCCTGGGCAATACCGGCCACCAGGGTCAGGACAAAGTCTCGACCATGACTGACGAAATGGAAGTCTGTGGTTGTAATGGCGTCTGCAAAGGCACTATCGTCAAGGCGATTCAGGCAAAAGGCCTGTTTACGATAGATGATGTGAAAAAGCAAACCAAAGCCGGTTCCAGCTGCGGTAGTTGTACTGGCCTGGTAGAACAAATTCTGGCGTCGACACTGGGCGGCGGCTACGCCCCACCATCCAGCAGCAAAGTAATGTGTGGTTGCACAGACTTTAATCACGAAGAAGTACGTGATGAAATCCGCAAGCACAAATACCTGAGCATTCCGGCTGCCATGAAAGGCATGGGCTGGAAAACCCCTAACGGTTGTGCCACTTGTCGGCCAGCCATGAACTATTACCTGATTTCAACCTGGCCGCACGAAGCCAAGGATGACCCGCAGTCGCGCTTTATTAACGAACGCGTGCACGCCAACATCCAGAAAGACGGCACGTACTCGGTGATTCCACGCATGTACGGTGGTGTGACATCGTCTGACCAGTTGCGCAAGATTGCCGATGTGGCCGACAAATACAAGGTGCCGATGGTGAAAGTCACCGGCGGTCAGCGTATTGACCTGCTGGGTGTAAAAAAAGAAGACCTGACCAATATGTGGGCCGATTTGGATATGCCGTCCGGCTACGCCTACGGCAAATCTATCCGCACGGTTAAAACCTGCGTCGGTTCTGAGTTCTGCCGCTTTGGCACACAAAACTCGACGCAGTTAGGCATAGACATCGAGAAAGCCTTTGACCATATGTGGGCGCCGCACAAGGTGAAGTTCGCCGTGTCTGGTTGTCCGCGTAACTGCGCCGAATCTGGCATTAAAGATGTCGGCGTCATTGGCGTCGACTCTGGCTGGGAAATTTATGTCGGTGGTAACGGCGGCATTAAAACCGAGGTGGCACACTTTTTATGCAAGGTAAAAACGGCACAAGAAGTGATTGAGTACTCAGGTGCATTTATCCAGATCTACCGTGAAGAAGCGCGTTACCTGGACCGCACCGTACACTGGATTGAACGTGTCGGTCTCGACTACGTGAAAAAACGCATTCTCGAAGATGCCGAAGGCCGCACCGCAGCCTACGAGCGTCTGCTGTATGCATTGCAAGGGGCCGTCGACCCATGGGCAGAACGCGTCAACAAACGCGATGAACACAAAGAATTCGACACAATTACGATTTAA
- a CDS encoding NarK/NasA family nitrate transporter: MQKSFWEVGHKPTLFSAFFYFDLSFMVWVMLGPLAVQIAADLQLNPAQKGLMVATPVLTGAILRIVMGVLVDQLKPKKAGLIGQVIVIAALITAWLHGIHTYQQALLLGVFLGFAGAAFAVALPLASRWYPPEHQGTALGIAGAGNSGTALAALFAPGLALAFGWNNVFGLALFPLTLALVVYILLAKDAPDAPAAKSLSQYLAVLKDKDAWWFMFFYSVTFGGFVGMASSLTIYFHDQYGLDPVHAGYFTAACVFAGSLVRPFGGLLADRIGGIRSLSTMYVLAAIFLFILSFGMQTQAAGLAVVILAMAALGMGNGAVFQLVPQRFRKEIGVMTGLVGMAGGVGGFYLASSLGYSKQLTGSYQIGLTIFAGLAIVALVGLSSVKNRWRTTWGAATVTSAKI; encoded by the coding sequence ATGCAAAAAAGCTTTTGGGAAGTCGGCCATAAACCGACCTTATTTTCAGCCTTCTTTTACTTTGACCTGAGCTTTATGGTCTGGGTCATGCTGGGGCCACTGGCAGTACAAATCGCGGCTGACCTGCAGCTAAACCCGGCGCAAAAAGGCCTGATGGTGGCCACCCCTGTGTTGACCGGCGCTATTCTGCGTATCGTCATGGGTGTGCTGGTTGACCAGCTTAAGCCAAAAAAAGCAGGCCTGATTGGCCAGGTGATTGTGATTGCCGCCTTAATCACCGCCTGGTTACATGGCATACACACCTATCAGCAAGCTTTGTTGCTAGGCGTGTTTCTTGGTTTTGCCGGGGCCGCATTTGCGGTAGCCCTGCCACTGGCCTCACGCTGGTATCCACCAGAACATCAGGGCACAGCCCTGGGCATTGCTGGTGCAGGTAACTCAGGCACTGCCCTGGCGGCTCTGTTTGCCCCTGGCTTAGCCTTGGCTTTTGGCTGGAATAATGTATTTGGTCTGGCGTTGTTTCCGCTCACGCTTGCGCTGGTTGTTTACATTTTGCTGGCCAAAGATGCGCCTGACGCACCTGCAGCCAAGTCACTGTCACAATATCTGGCCGTGTTAAAAGACAAAGATGCCTGGTGGTTTATGTTTTTCTACAGCGTCACCTTTGGTGGTTTTGTCGGCATGGCGTCTTCTCTGACCATTTACTTCCATGACCAATACGGCCTGGACCCGGTTCATGCCGGTTACTTTACGGCAGCCTGCGTGTTTGCCGGTTCACTGGTACGTCCGTTTGGCGGCTTGCTGGCTGACCGTATCGGCGGCATCCGTTCTTTAAGCACGATGTATGTGCTGGCTGCTATTTTCCTGTTTATTTTAAGTTTTGGCATGCAAACACAAGCGGCTGGTCTGGCGGTGGTGATATTAGCCATGGCCGCACTGGGCATGGGCAATGGCGCGGTGTTTCAACTGGTGCCGCAACGTTTCCGCAAAGAAATCGGCGTGATGACTGGCCTGGTAGGCATGGCGGGCGGCGTGGGTGGTTTTTACCTGGCCTCAAGCCTGGGTTATTCTAAACAACTCACTGGTAGCTACCAGATTGGCCTGACGATTTTTGCCGGCCTGGCGATTGTGGCACTGGTTGGTCTGTCTAGCGTGAAAAACCGCTGGCGTACCACCTGGGGTGCAGCGACCGTCACCAGCGCTAAAATTTAA
- a CDS encoding bifunctional protein-serine/threonine kinase/phosphatase, giving the protein MKLSFSVGESSATGPRPRNEDYIGLVTPADAQLGIKGALLAVADGISGGAGGAEAAEMTVRTLSADYYATPDTWTVQHALDKVIQAANRWVLSQARKHSQMAGMATTLSLLVLRGQRYVLAHVGDTRIYRLREQSLECLTTDHVWDRPDMRHVLKRAVGLDDQLSVDYAEGLLQTGDVYAIVSDGVWAALGDADIHKVLMLYHTPQLMAEHLTSQALEKGGQDNASAVVVRIDQVGQDHLTDMLADALSLPVPPKLAIGDQLDGFTITKIIHDSRVSLLYQVRNATGQLFVLKTLQPLRADDKTSCEALLNEEWLAKRVVSQCVPQVLPLTREQRSALYYVMTWHEGATLQQRLEAGHHFTMNGVANIGQDLLRGLSMLHRLNIVHRDIKPANIHIGSDNRLRILDLGVALNTTLPMPEQMENPGTPSFMSPELFDGKIADRQADIYAAGVTLYHLLTRKYPYGEIEPFQSPRFGEPIRPSRYRPEIPAWLENIILKAIARKPENRFETAEEMLLALEHGELKPIVIPRTPLIARARLVKWQWLAVISLCINLLLIYLLVVS; this is encoded by the coding sequence ATGAAGTTGAGCTTTAGTGTAGGTGAAAGCAGTGCAACAGGGCCCAGACCTCGTAATGAGGACTATATTGGCCTGGTCACCCCTGCCGACGCCCAACTGGGCATCAAAGGCGCCTTGCTGGCCGTGGCTGATGGCATCAGTGGCGGTGCCGGTGGTGCCGAAGCGGCTGAAATGACGGTGCGCACCCTCTCGGCAGATTACTATGCCACGCCTGATACCTGGACGGTGCAACATGCCCTGGACAAAGTGATTCAGGCAGCCAATCGCTGGGTATTATCACAAGCGCGCAAGCACAGCCAGATGGCCGGCATGGCAACCACCTTGTCATTGCTGGTCTTACGTGGGCAACGTTATGTATTAGCGCATGTAGGTGACACGCGCATTTATCGGTTGCGCGAGCAATCATTAGAATGCCTGACCACCGACCACGTCTGGGATAGGCCAGACATGCGCCATGTGCTCAAGCGCGCCGTCGGCCTGGATGATCAACTCAGTGTCGACTATGCCGAAGGTTTGCTGCAAACCGGTGATGTGTATGCAATTGTCAGCGATGGTGTGTGGGCGGCCTTGGGCGATGCGGATATACACAAAGTGTTGATGCTGTATCACACACCACAACTGATGGCCGAACATTTAACCAGCCAGGCGCTTGAAAAAGGTGGCCAGGATAATGCCTCCGCCGTGGTGGTGCGCATTGACCAGGTCGGGCAGGATCACCTGACCGATATGCTGGCTGATGCGCTCAGCCTGCCAGTACCGCCCAAGCTGGCGATTGGCGACCAGCTGGACGGCTTTACCATCACGAAAATCATCCATGATTCACGTGTCAGCCTGCTGTATCAGGTGAGAAATGCGACAGGCCAGCTGTTCGTGCTCAAAACACTGCAGCCATTAAGGGCTGACGACAAAACCAGCTGCGAAGCGTTGCTCAACGAAGAGTGGCTGGCCAAACGTGTGGTGTCACAATGTGTGCCGCAAGTGCTGCCACTCACACGTGAGCAACGCAGTGCGCTCTATTACGTGATGACCTGGCATGAAGGTGCCACCCTGCAACAGCGCCTTGAGGCCGGACACCATTTCACCATGAACGGCGTCGCCAATATCGGCCAAGATTTATTACGTGGCTTAAGCATGCTGCACCGATTAAATATTGTGCACCGTGACATTAAACCAGCCAATATTCATATTGGCAGCGATAACCGTTTGCGTATTCTTGACCTCGGCGTGGCGCTCAACACCACCTTGCCCATGCCTGAGCAAATGGAAAACCCGGGCACACCCAGCTTTATGTCGCCTGAGTTATTTGACGGCAAAATCGCCGACCGCCAGGCCGACATTTACGCCGCCGGCGTCACGCTGTATCACTTGCTGACCCGCAAATATCCTTATGGCGAAATTGAGCCGTTCCAGTCACCGCGCTTTGGCGAGCCTATCCGCCCCAGCCGCTATCGCCCGGAAATTCCGGCCTGGCTGGAAAACATTATTCTAAAAGCAATCGCCAGAAAACCGGAAAACCGCTTTGAAACCGCCGAAGAAATGCTGCTGGCGCTGGAACATGGCGAACTCAAACCCATCGTCATCCCGCGCACGCCACTGATTGCGCGGGCACGTCTGGTTAAATGGCAATGGCTGGCCGTGATTTCGCTGTGTATCAATCTGCTATTAATTTATTTGCTAGTGGTCTCTTAA
- the nirD gene encoding nitrite reductase small subunit NirD, with product MSWTKICPVNDIPALGARVVRHGEVEIGVFRTEDDRVFALNNSCPHKGGPLSQGIVYGDKVACPLHSWKISLVDGKAEEPDVGHTACYAVKVEGGDVYLQLNQSS from the coding sequence ATGAGTTGGACAAAAATTTGCCCGGTAAACGATATTCCGGCCCTAGGCGCACGTGTTGTGCGCCACGGCGAGGTAGAGATTGGCGTCTTTCGCACCGAAGATGACCGCGTGTTTGCACTCAACAACAGCTGCCCGCATAAAGGCGGCCCATTATCGCAAGGCATCGTCTATGGTGACAAAGTCGCCTGCCCACTGCACAGCTGGAAAATCAGCCTGGTAGATGGTAAAGCAGAAGAGCCGGATGTTGGTCACACCGCCTGCTACGCAGTTAAAGTAGAAGGTGGCGACGTCTATCTGCAACTAAACCAGTCGTCTTGA
- a CDS encoding nitrate reductase — protein sequence MTQQQQRQTTNSPLTAEPVTFYPQRRETRSTCCYCGVGCGVIITTEGKQIVDVKGDPEHPANFGRLCTKGSTLHLTTKLDARALYPEVRLSRNLPREQVSWDAALDHVVDRFADIINTHGPDAVAFYISGQLLTEDYYVFNKLAKGLIGTNNVDTNSRLCMSSAVAGYKVTLGADAPPACYDDIDHTQCLFIAGSNTAFAHPIVFRRIEDAKAKNPDMKIVVVDPRRTDTAQLADLHLAILPGTDVALFNGLLHVMLWEGLLDMAYIRNHTEGFEALKETVREYTPKMVADICGVSEKDIIQAAKWFGLGPTLSMYCMGLNQSIHGTEKNATLINLHLATGQIGKPGAGPFSLTGQPNAMGGREVGGMANLLSGHRDLANAEHRAEVARLWGVPDVPATPGKTAVEMFDAVKSGEIKAIWIACTNPAHSMPDLNNVLASLQNAELVVLQDAFNNTDSNPYADVFLPATTWGEKEGTVTNSERRITRVRPAAPKPGEARHDWEAVVDFAQRLAQKLGKPGSLFHYPDTETIFNEHRETTRGRDLDITGLSYSILETQGPQQWPFKSGASQGQARLYTDGVFQKPGGKAHFMSAVYKGTADKPDARHPFHLITGRLRDQWHGMSRTGIVAQLFNHEEQPVIWMHANDMQRRSIKHGDIVKVSNKRGNLVVRVQASDEVQPAQIFMPMHWSSQFMHGLGVNALMPAAVDKLSKQPELKHTAVKLEKLDLPWQMVVMRNCENAQLINHIRKLLKRFDYASCGLYGRDAGMVMLRASHHTAPDPALITELDALLEMTEDAPMLTYNDAKRGVSKHILVQDNQVTGVRLIGEVLAADWLREVMSKGELTPELRRWALAPLSAPPAGQHSRGKIICNCLDVSENEIIETLEMGADLPTLQNKLKCGTSCGSCLPELKRLVKLHGKVHA from the coding sequence ATGACGCAACAGCAACAACGCCAGACAACCAACAGCCCGCTGACTGCCGAGCCGGTGACGTTTTATCCGCAACGGCGTGAAACGCGCAGTACTTGCTGTTATTGCGGGGTAGGCTGTGGCGTCATTATTACCACCGAAGGCAAACAGATTGTCGATGTCAAAGGCGATCCTGAGCATCCGGCCAACTTTGGCCGCTTGTGCACCAAAGGCTCGACGCTACACCTGACCACCAAGCTGGATGCACGTGCGTTATACCCCGAGGTGCGCCTGTCACGCAACCTGCCGCGAGAACAAGTGAGCTGGGACGCGGCGCTTGATCACGTGGTTGACCGCTTTGCCGACATTATCAACACCCACGGCCCGGATGCAGTGGCCTTTTACATCTCCGGCCAGTTACTCACCGAAGACTATTATGTGTTTAACAAGCTGGCCAAAGGCCTGATAGGCACTAATAATGTCGATACCAATTCGCGCCTGTGCATGAGCTCAGCTGTGGCGGGTTATAAAGTCACGTTAGGCGCCGATGCGCCCCCGGCCTGCTATGACGATATTGACCATACACAGTGCCTGTTTATCGCAGGCTCCAACACCGCATTTGCACACCCGATTGTGTTCCGCCGCATTGAAGATGCCAAGGCAAAAAATCCTGACATGAAAATTGTGGTGGTTGACCCACGCCGCACCGACACCGCACAACTGGCCGATTTGCATCTGGCGATTTTGCCAGGCACTGACGTCGCGCTGTTTAACGGCCTGCTGCATGTCATGCTGTGGGAAGGCTTGCTCGATATGGCCTATATCCGCAACCATACCGAAGGCTTTGAAGCACTCAAGGAAACCGTGCGCGAATATACACCAAAAATGGTGGCCGATATTTGCGGCGTCAGCGAAAAAGATATTATCCAGGCAGCCAAATGGTTTGGCCTGGGCCCAACGCTCTCTATGTACTGCATGGGGCTGAACCAGTCTATTCACGGCACCGAGAAAAATGCCACCCTGATTAACCTGCACCTGGCCACCGGCCAGATTGGCAAGCCAGGCGCAGGCCCGTTCTCGCTCACCGGTCAACCCAATGCCATGGGCGGACGCGAAGTCGGCGGCATGGCCAATCTGCTCTCAGGTCACCGTGACCTGGCCAATGCCGAGCACCGTGCCGAAGTCGCCCGTTTGTGGGGCGTGCCAGACGTACCCGCCACGCCGGGCAAAACCGCCGTCGAAATGTTTGACGCGGTCAAAAGTGGTGAAATCAAAGCGATCTGGATTGCCTGCACCAACCCTGCGCACTCGATGCCAGACCTCAACAATGTGCTGGCCTCGCTACAAAACGCCGAGCTGGTGGTGTTACAAGATGCTTTTAATAACACCGACAGCAACCCCTATGCCGATGTGTTTTTACCGGCCACCACCTGGGGTGAAAAAGAAGGCACGGTGACGAACTCCGAGCGCCGCATTACGCGCGTGCGCCCTGCCGCCCCCAAACCAGGCGAAGCGCGCCATGACTGGGAAGCCGTGGTCGATTTTGCACAACGGCTAGCCCAAAAGTTAGGCAAACCCGGCAGCCTGTTTCACTATCCAGATACCGAAACCATTTTTAACGAGCACCGCGAAACCACACGTGGCCGTGACCTCGACATCACAGGCTTGAGCTACAGCATTCTGGAAACACAAGGCCCGCAACAGTGGCCGTTTAAATCGGGTGCTAGCCAAGGCCAAGCGCGTTTATATACCGATGGCGTGTTCCAAAAACCAGGTGGCAAAGCACACTTTATGAGTGCGGTTTACAAAGGCACCGCCGACAAACCAGATGCGCGTCACCCCTTTCACCTGATCACAGGTCGTTTGCGCGACCAATGGCATGGCATGAGCCGTACCGGCATCGTGGCGCAGCTGTTTAACCATGAAGAGCAGCCTGTCATCTGGATGCATGCCAATGATATGCAGCGCCGCTCAATCAAGCATGGCGATATTGTCAAAGTCAGCAATAAACGTGGCAACCTGGTGGTGCGCGTGCAGGCTTCTGACGAAGTGCAACCGGCGCAGATTTTCATGCCAATGCACTGGAGCAGCCAGTTTATGCATGGCCTGGGCGTGAATGCATTGATGCCAGCGGCCGTCGACAAACTATCAAAACAGCCCGAGCTCAAACACACTGCCGTTAAACTAGAAAAGTTAGACTTGCCATGGCAAATGGTCGTGATGCGCAATTGCGAAAACGCACAGCTGATTAACCACATCCGCAAATTGCTTAAACGTTTTGATTACGCCAGTTGCGGCTTATATGGCCGCGATGCGGGCATGGTCATGCTGCGCGCCTCACACCACACGGCGCCTGACCCCGCGTTGATTACCGAGTTGGATGCGCTGCTGGAGATGACAGAAGACGCGCCCATGCTGACCTATAACGATGCCAAACGCGGCGTCAGCAAACATATTCTGGTCCAGGATAACCAGGTCACCGGCGTGCGCCTGATTGGTGAAGTGCTGGCAGCCGACTGGCTGCGTGAAGTGATGTCCAAGGGGGAGCTCACCCCCGAACTGCGTCGCTGGGCATTGGCACCGTTGAGTGCGCCACCCGCAGGCCAGCATAGCCGTGGCAAAATTATTTGTAACTGCCTGGATGTCTCGGAAAACGAGATTATCGAAACACTGGAAATGGGCGCCGATTTGCCCACCCTGCAAAACAAGCTCAAGTGCGGCACCAGCTGTGGCTCATGCCTGCCTGAGCTAAAACGCCTGGTCAAATTGCATGGCAAGGTGCACGCTTGA
- the nirB gene encoding nitrite reductase large subunit NirB has protein sequence MNQLTRVVVVGNGMVGHYFMQELVKRHPDLTAANLQVTVLGEEPRPAYDRVHLSSFFSGSTAEDLSLVEPGFYDRPGLELCLNARVSHIDRHQHTVTLTDNTVLPYDKLVLATGSFPFVPSVAGRDRDNCFVYRTIEDLEAMTAAGKTSKSGVVVGGGLLGLECAKALRDMGLDTHVVEFAPRLMAVQVDEAGGKVLRSKIEELGVHVHTSRNTTAIVDGATARHRMVFFDETWLETDMIVFSAGIRPRDELARESGLAIGARGGIAIDDFSRSSDHDIYAIGECASWHDEMYGLVAPGYDMARTACAHLSGETTATFQGADMSTKLKLMGVDVASVGDAHGKTHGCRSYQYTDEVRNIYKKIVVSEDGKKLLGAVLIGNADEYGTLQQMTVNEMPLPENPEFLILPASDGKEKPGLGVDALPDTAVLCSCNNVSKGAIGEAVAAGNCSIGAIKSCTKAGTACGGCVPLVTQVMKAQMVKLGMTVNNHLCEHFPYSRQELYHLVRVEQIRTFDELLEKHGKGMGCDICKPTAASVLASCWNDFILKKDLASLQDSNDYFLGNIQKDGSYSVVPRMPGGEVTPDGLIAIGQIAKKYNLYTKVTGGARVDMFGARVEQLPNIWEELIAAGFESGHAYGKSLRTVKSCVGSTWCRYGVDDSVGLAVQLENRYKGLRAPHKIKFGVSGCTRECAEAQGKDVGLIATESGWNLYVCGNGGMKPRHAELIASDLTKEEAIRMIDRFLMFYIRTADRLQRTSTWRDNMEGGLDYLRNVVINDSLGLGAELEAQMQHVVDNYQDEWKTAVNDPEVRKRFRSFVNSAAGDNNIVFVNEREQMRPATVQEKQAAKVIPILATTE, from the coding sequence ATGAATCAACTTACCCGCGTAGTAGTGGTCGGCAACGGCATGGTGGGACATTATTTTATGCAGGAGCTGGTCAAGCGCCACCCGGACCTGACAGCCGCAAACCTGCAAGTCACCGTATTGGGCGAAGAGCCACGCCCTGCGTACGATCGTGTGCACCTCTCCAGCTTTTTCTCAGGCAGCACGGCTGAAGATCTTTCATTAGTCGAACCTGGTTTTTATGACCGCCCGGGCCTGGAGTTATGCCTGAATGCCCGCGTCAGCCACATTGACCGCCACCAGCATACCGTCACCCTCACAGACAACACCGTCTTGCCCTATGACAAGCTGGTATTGGCGACCGGCTCTTTCCCATTTGTGCCATCGGTCGCCGGGCGTGATCGTGACAACTGCTTTGTATACCGCACCATTGAAGACCTGGAAGCCATGACCGCAGCCGGCAAAACATCCAAAAGCGGTGTGGTGGTCGGCGGTGGCCTGCTGGGCTTGGAATGCGCCAAAGCATTGCGCGACATGGGTCTCGACACCCATGTGGTGGAATTTGCCCCACGCCTGATGGCAGTACAAGTCGATGAGGCTGGCGGCAAAGTATTGCGCAGCAAGATTGAAGAACTGGGCGTACACGTGCACACCAGCCGCAACACCACCGCGATTGTGGACGGCGCAACCGCACGTCATCGCATGGTGTTTTTTGATGAAACCTGGCTGGAAACCGACATGATCGTGTTCTCCGCCGGTATCCGCCCACGTGATGAACTGGCACGCGAATCTGGCCTGGCCATCGGCGCCCGCGGCGGTATCGCCATTGATGATTTCTCGCGCTCCAGTGACCACGACATTTACGCGATTGGCGAATGCGCCAGCTGGCACGACGAGATGTACGGCCTGGTGGCACCTGGTTACGATATGGCGCGCACCGCATGTGCGCACTTGTCAGGTGAAACCACGGCCACCTTTCAGGGTGCAGACATGAGCACCAAACTCAAACTGATGGGCGTCGATGTGGCCAGTGTTGGTGATGCGCATGGCAAGACCCATGGTTGCCGCAGCTATCAGTACACGGATGAAGTACGCAATATCTACAAAAAAATCGTCGTTAGCGAAGATGGCAAAAAACTGCTGGGCGCGGTGTTAATCGGCAATGCCGATGAATATGGCACGCTGCAACAGATGACCGTCAATGAGATGCCTTTGCCGGAAAACCCGGAGTTTTTGATTCTGCCTGCCAGCGATGGCAAAGAAAAACCAGGCCTGGGCGTGGATGCCCTGCCAGACACGGCGGTGCTCTGCTCCTGTAACAACGTGAGCAAAGGCGCAATTGGCGAGGCGGTGGCTGCGGGTAATTGCAGTATAGGTGCCATCAAATCCTGTACGAAAGCCGGTACAGCCTGCGGCGGCTGCGTGCCACTGGTGACACAAGTGATGAAAGCACAGATGGTGAAACTGGGCATGACAGTGAATAACCATCTGTGCGAACACTTCCCATATTCGCGCCAGGAGCTTTACCACCTGGTGCGTGTTGAGCAAATCCGCACGTTTGACGAACTATTGGAAAAACATGGCAAAGGCATGGGTTGTGACATTTGTAAACCAACCGCAGCCAGTGTGCTGGCTTCGTGCTGGAACGACTTTATCCTGAAAAAAGACTTGGCTTCACTGCAAGACTCCAATGACTACTTTCTCGGCAATATCCAGAAAGACGGCAGTTACTCAGTGGTGCCACGTATGCCAGGCGGCGAAGTCACCCCTGACGGCCTGATTGCGATTGGCCAGATTGCCAAAAAATATAATTTGTATACCAAGGTCACTGGCGGTGCACGGGTTGATATGTTTGGTGCCCGCGTTGAGCAATTACCTAATATTTGGGAAGAGTTGATCGCCGCTGGCTTTGAGTCCGGCCATGCCTATGGCAAATCATTGCGCACAGTAAAAAGCTGCGTTGGCTCGACCTGGTGCCGTTATGGTGTGGATGACAGCGTTGGCCTCGCCGTGCAGTTGGAGAACCGTTACAAAGGCTTGCGCGCACCGCACAAAATCAAGTTTGGTGTCTCAGGTTGTACGCGTGAATGTGCCGAGGCTCAAGGCAAAGACGTCGGTTTAATCGCCACCGAAAGCGGCTGGAACCTCTATGTGTGTGGTAACGGCGGCATGAAGCCACGCCACGCCGAGCTGATTGCCAGCGACCTCACTAAAGAAGAGGCGATCCGCATGATAGACCGATTCCTCATGTTCTATATCCGCACCGCCGACCGCCTGCAACGCACCAGCACCTGGCGCGACAACATGGAAGGTGGCCTGGACTACCTGCGTAACGTCGTGATCAATGACTCGCTCGGTTTGGGCGCTGAGCTGGAAGCACAAATGCAACACGTGGTCGACAACTATCAGGACGAATGGAAAACCGCTGTCAACGACCCTGAAGTGCGCAAACGTTTCCGCAGCTTTGTAAACAGCGCGGCTGGCGATAACAACATCGTCTTTGTCAACGAACGCGAACAAATGCGCCCGGCGACGGTACAGGAAAAACAGGCTGCGAAGGTGATCCCTATCCTCGCCACCACAGAATAA